Proteins encoded by one window of Nasonia vitripennis strain AsymCx chromosome 5, Nvit_psr_1.1, whole genome shotgun sequence:
- the LOC100119942 gene encoding probable ATP-dependent RNA helicase DDX46 isoform X1, translating to MVRNSEKERHHRRRSRSRSRSRSASPQQEKKRRRSRSRDRDREREKNRHRDRRSRSRDKDRERSDRRERSDRDRDRERDRKRGDSKEKRLTGSKSSRSGKERSNRSKSRERKEKDKNESEELPFDHTKLDKEEEQKRLELEMQKRRERIERWRAERKKKEIEATKKDGKSMLANLQLPTAKKWSLEDDSDEEMPIVVNKETKEEEEEEAKEENVEEKVETKKEDEEEIDPLDAFMAEVHQEVRKVNKVDNKPLKTGTNCTGTGQTGGVMIVTGVAKKKVQKHKGELIEQNQDGLEYSSEEEGENLHETAAGIANKQKRELAKVDHNATDYIPFTKAFYREVPEIARMTPEEVELYKEELEGIRVKGKNCPKPIKSWAQCGVSKKELDVLRKLGYEKPTPIQCQAIPAIMSGRDLIGIAKTGSGKTIAFLLPMFRHILDQPPLADGDGPIALIMTPTRELCMQIGKDSKKFTKSLGLSHVCVYGGTGISEQIAELKRGAEIIVCTPGRMIDMLAANNGRVTNLRRVTYVVLDEADRMFDMGFEPQVMRIMENVRPDRQTVLFSATFPRQMEALARRILTKPVEVQVGGRSVVCKDVEQHVVVLDDDLKFRKLLEILGHFQDKGSAIIFVDKQENADTLLKDLMKASHSCMSLHGGIDQCDRDSTIMDFKAGRVKLLVATSVAARGLDVKSLVLVVNYDCPNHYEDYVHRCGRTGRAGNKGYAYTFITPDQERYSGDIVRAFELAGVPVPEPLRQLWEGYKNRQEADGKKVHTGGGFSGKGYKFDESEAALANEKKKFQKAALGLQDSDDEDIENDIDQQIETMLQAKKIVHEMPKSAAGTAGITNIGGPGVPSATEKLELAKKLASKINTAKNLGAEAKGATQQVAEAILKGAGPTNLITAKTVAEQLAAKLNTKLNYQPREEDLIEGEGEQGEQTFRKYEEELEINDFPQQARWRVTSKEALAQISEYSEAGLTVRGTYIAPGKPPPDGERKLYLAIESTSELAVSKAKAEVSRLIKEELIKLQASGTHTASRGRYKVL from the exons ATGGTTCGAAATAGTGAAAA GGAAAGACATCATAGGAGGAGATCTAGGTCTAGATCCAGATCTCGTTCTGCTTCCCCTCAgcaagaaaagaaaaggagaCGTTCAAGGAGTCGTGATCGAGACAGGGAGCGAGAAAAGAATCGCCATCGAGATAGACGCAGTCGCTCTCGTGATAAGGACAGGGAAAGAAGTGACAGAAGAGAAAGATCCGACAGAGATAGGGatcgagaaagagacagaaaacg TGGAGACAGTAAAGAAAAGCGTCTTACAGGATCAAAATCATCTCGATCTGGAAAAGAAAGATCCAACCGATCCAAGTCTCGTGAGCGCAAGGAAAAGGATAAGAACGAAAGCGAGGAATTGCCATTCGACCATACAAAACTAGATAAG gAAGAGGAGCAGAAGCGCTTAGAGCTGGAAAtgcaaaaaagaagagaaagaattgAAAGGTGGAGagctgaaagaaaaaagaaagagattGAAGCAACCAAAAAGGATGGTAAGTCAATGTTAGCTAATCTTCAGCTACCGACTGCCAAAAAATGGTCTCTTGAGGATGACAGTGACGAAGAAATGCCCATCGttgtaaataaagaaactaaagaagaagaagaagaagaagctaaagAAGAAAATGTAGAGGAGAAAGTTGAAACCAAAAAGGAAGATGAGGAGGAAATTGACCCTCTGGATGCTTTCATGGCAGAAGTACATCAAGAGGTCAGAAAAGTCAACAAAGTCGACAATAAACCTTTGAAAACag GTACAAATTGTACGGGAACTGGGCAAACTGGTGGTGTTATGATTGTAACTGGTGTAGCAAAGAAGAAAGTTCAAAAACATAAGGGTGAACTGATTGAGCAGAATCAAGATGGTCTCGAGTACTCTAGTGAAGAGGAAGGAGAGAATTTACATGAAACGGCTGCTGGCATTGCAAATAAACAGAAGCGAGAGTTGGCCAAAGTCGATCATAATGCAACAGATTACATACCATTCACAAAAGCATTTTACCGCGAAGTTCCTGAAATTg CACGTATGACACCCGAGGAAGTGGAATTGTACAAAGAAGAGTTAGAAGGTATTCGAGTTAAGGGCAAAAATTGCCCAAAACCAATAAAGTCCTGGGCTCAATGCGGTGTCTCTAAGAAGGAACTTGATGTTTTGCGCAAGCTCGGTTATGAGAAACCAACGCCGATACAGTGTCAAGCGATACCCGCTATTATGTCGGGTCGGGATCTAATTGGTATCGCAAAAACTGGTAGCGGTAAAACGATAGCTTTCCTATTACCTATGTTCCGGCATATCCTGGATCAACCGCCGCTCGCAGATGGAGATGGTCCTATTGCTTTGATCATGACGCCAACCCGGGAGCTTTGCATGCAGATCGGTAAGGATTCGAAAAAATTCACCAAGAGCCTTGGGCTGTCACACGTATGCGTTTATGGTGGAACGGGCATCTCTGAGCAGATAGCTGAACTGAAGAGGGGCGCAGAGATAATCGTCTGCACACCCGGAAGGATGATCGACATGTTGGCTGCAAATAACGGACGGGTGACGAATCTTAGGAGAGTTACTTACGTTGTGCTTGACGAAGCTGATAGAATGTTTGACATGGGCTTTGAACCACAG GTGATGCGAATAATGGAGAACGTCCGACCGGATCGTCAAACCGTGTTGTTCAGCGCCACATTCCCCCGACAGATGGAAGCTTTGGCACGACGAATACTTACTAAACCAGTAGAAGTACAAGTGGGTGGTCGATCTGTCGTTTGCAAGGACGTGGAGCAGCACGTAGTGGTGCTTGACGACGATCTGAAATTCAGGAAATTGCTGGAGATTCTTGGCCATTTTCAGGATAAGGGATCGGCGATCATTTTTGTTGACAAGCAAGAGAACGCCGATACATTGCTGAAGGACTTGATGAAGGCTTCGCACTCGTGTATGTCATTACACGGCGGTATCGATCAGTGTGATCGGGATTCGACGATAATGGATTTCAAAGCGGGGAGAGTAAAGTTGCTTGTTGCAACGTCCGTCGCTGCCAGAGGATTGGATGTGAAGAGTTTAGTGCTAGTCGTGAATTATGATTGTCCAAATCATTACGAAGACTACGTACACAGGTGTGGTAGAACTGGACGAGCAGGAAATAAAGG TTACGCGTACACGTTCATAACGCCTGACCAAGAGCGTTATTCTGGTGACATCGTACGGGCTTTCGAGCTCGCTGGTGTCCCTGTTCCCGAACCTCTGCGTCAGCTGTGGGAAGGCTACAAAAATCGCCAGGAAGCAGACGGCAAGAAGGTACACACGGGTGGTGGATTCAGCGGTAAAGGCTACAAGTTCGACGAGTCTGAAGCAGCCCTTGCCaatgagaaaaagaaattCCAGAAGGCAGCACTGGGTCTGCAGGATTCAGACGATGAGGATATAGAAAATGACATAGACCAGCAGATAGAGACGATGCTTCAGGCTAAGAAAATCGTTCACGAGATGCCAAAGTCCGCCGCTGGAACTGCCGGTATCACTAATATCGGAGGACCAGGTGTGCCTAGCGCTACGGAAAAACTTGAGCTCGCAAAGAAACTGGCGTCCAAAATTAACACGGCGAAGAATCTGGGTGCCGAAGCCAAGGGTGCGACTCAGCAAGTTGCCGAGGCTATTCTGAAGGGAGCTGGACCTACAAATTTGATCACG GCAAAGACAGTAGCAGAGCAACTGGCAGCCAAGTTGAACACAAAGCTGAATTACCAGCCGCGTGAGGAGGATCTTATCGAAGGCGAAGGCGAGCAGGGTGAGCAGACCTTCCGAAAATACGAGGAGGAGCTGGAGATCAACGACTTCCCGCAACAGGCGCGCTGGAGAGTAACAAGCAAAGAGGCTTTGGCGCAAATTTCCGAGTATTCGGAAGCAGGTCTGACAGTGCGAGGCACGTACATTGCACCTGGCAAACCACCACCGGATGGCGAGCGCAAACTTTACCTGGCCATCGAATCGACGAGCGAGTTGGCAGTCAGCAAAGCCAAGGCTGAGGTCTCCAGACTGATCAAGGAGGAACTAATAAAACTGCAGGCATCCGGCACGCATACAGCATCGCGTGGCCGTTACAAAGTCCTGTAA
- the LOC100119942 gene encoding probable ATP-dependent RNA helicase DDX46 isoform X2, with the protein MQKRRERIERWRAERKKKEIEATKKDGKSMLANLQLPTAKKWSLEDDSDEEMPIVVNKETKEEEEEEAKEENVEEKVETKKEDEEEIDPLDAFMAEVHQEVRKVNKVDNKPLKTGTNCTGTGQTGGVMIVTGVAKKKVQKHKGELIEQNQDGLEYSSEEEGENLHETAAGIANKQKRELAKVDHNATDYIPFTKAFYREVPEIARMTPEEVELYKEELEGIRVKGKNCPKPIKSWAQCGVSKKELDVLRKLGYEKPTPIQCQAIPAIMSGRDLIGIAKTGSGKTIAFLLPMFRHILDQPPLADGDGPIALIMTPTRELCMQIGKDSKKFTKSLGLSHVCVYGGTGISEQIAELKRGAEIIVCTPGRMIDMLAANNGRVTNLRRVTYVVLDEADRMFDMGFEPQVMRIMENVRPDRQTVLFSATFPRQMEALARRILTKPVEVQVGGRSVVCKDVEQHVVVLDDDLKFRKLLEILGHFQDKGSAIIFVDKQENADTLLKDLMKASHSCMSLHGGIDQCDRDSTIMDFKAGRVKLLVATSVAARGLDVKSLVLVVNYDCPNHYEDYVHRCGRTGRAGNKGYAYTFITPDQERYSGDIVRAFELAGVPVPEPLRQLWEGYKNRQEADGKKVHTGGGFSGKGYKFDESEAALANEKKKFQKAALGLQDSDDEDIENDIDQQIETMLQAKKIVHEMPKSAAGTAGITNIGGPGVPSATEKLELAKKLASKINTAKNLGAEAKGATQQVAEAILKGAGPTNLITAKTVAEQLAAKLNTKLNYQPREEDLIEGEGEQGEQTFRKYEEELEINDFPQQARWRVTSKEALAQISEYSEAGLTVRGTYIAPGKPPPDGERKLYLAIESTSELAVSKAKAEVSRLIKEELIKLQASGTHTASRGRYKVL; encoded by the exons AtgcaaaaaagaagagaaagaattgAAAGGTGGAGagctgaaagaaaaaagaaagagattGAAGCAACCAAAAAGGATGGTAAGTCAATGTTAGCTAATCTTCAGCTACCGACTGCCAAAAAATGGTCTCTTGAGGATGACAGTGACGAAGAAATGCCCATCGttgtaaataaagaaactaaagaagaagaagaagaagaagctaaagAAGAAAATGTAGAGGAGAAAGTTGAAACCAAAAAGGAAGATGAGGAGGAAATTGACCCTCTGGATGCTTTCATGGCAGAAGTACATCAAGAGGTCAGAAAAGTCAACAAAGTCGACAATAAACCTTTGAAAACag GTACAAATTGTACGGGAACTGGGCAAACTGGTGGTGTTATGATTGTAACTGGTGTAGCAAAGAAGAAAGTTCAAAAACATAAGGGTGAACTGATTGAGCAGAATCAAGATGGTCTCGAGTACTCTAGTGAAGAGGAAGGAGAGAATTTACATGAAACGGCTGCTGGCATTGCAAATAAACAGAAGCGAGAGTTGGCCAAAGTCGATCATAATGCAACAGATTACATACCATTCACAAAAGCATTTTACCGCGAAGTTCCTGAAATTg CACGTATGACACCCGAGGAAGTGGAATTGTACAAAGAAGAGTTAGAAGGTATTCGAGTTAAGGGCAAAAATTGCCCAAAACCAATAAAGTCCTGGGCTCAATGCGGTGTCTCTAAGAAGGAACTTGATGTTTTGCGCAAGCTCGGTTATGAGAAACCAACGCCGATACAGTGTCAAGCGATACCCGCTATTATGTCGGGTCGGGATCTAATTGGTATCGCAAAAACTGGTAGCGGTAAAACGATAGCTTTCCTATTACCTATGTTCCGGCATATCCTGGATCAACCGCCGCTCGCAGATGGAGATGGTCCTATTGCTTTGATCATGACGCCAACCCGGGAGCTTTGCATGCAGATCGGTAAGGATTCGAAAAAATTCACCAAGAGCCTTGGGCTGTCACACGTATGCGTTTATGGTGGAACGGGCATCTCTGAGCAGATAGCTGAACTGAAGAGGGGCGCAGAGATAATCGTCTGCACACCCGGAAGGATGATCGACATGTTGGCTGCAAATAACGGACGGGTGACGAATCTTAGGAGAGTTACTTACGTTGTGCTTGACGAAGCTGATAGAATGTTTGACATGGGCTTTGAACCACAG GTGATGCGAATAATGGAGAACGTCCGACCGGATCGTCAAACCGTGTTGTTCAGCGCCACATTCCCCCGACAGATGGAAGCTTTGGCACGACGAATACTTACTAAACCAGTAGAAGTACAAGTGGGTGGTCGATCTGTCGTTTGCAAGGACGTGGAGCAGCACGTAGTGGTGCTTGACGACGATCTGAAATTCAGGAAATTGCTGGAGATTCTTGGCCATTTTCAGGATAAGGGATCGGCGATCATTTTTGTTGACAAGCAAGAGAACGCCGATACATTGCTGAAGGACTTGATGAAGGCTTCGCACTCGTGTATGTCATTACACGGCGGTATCGATCAGTGTGATCGGGATTCGACGATAATGGATTTCAAAGCGGGGAGAGTAAAGTTGCTTGTTGCAACGTCCGTCGCTGCCAGAGGATTGGATGTGAAGAGTTTAGTGCTAGTCGTGAATTATGATTGTCCAAATCATTACGAAGACTACGTACACAGGTGTGGTAGAACTGGACGAGCAGGAAATAAAGG TTACGCGTACACGTTCATAACGCCTGACCAAGAGCGTTATTCTGGTGACATCGTACGGGCTTTCGAGCTCGCTGGTGTCCCTGTTCCCGAACCTCTGCGTCAGCTGTGGGAAGGCTACAAAAATCGCCAGGAAGCAGACGGCAAGAAGGTACACACGGGTGGTGGATTCAGCGGTAAAGGCTACAAGTTCGACGAGTCTGAAGCAGCCCTTGCCaatgagaaaaagaaattCCAGAAGGCAGCACTGGGTCTGCAGGATTCAGACGATGAGGATATAGAAAATGACATAGACCAGCAGATAGAGACGATGCTTCAGGCTAAGAAAATCGTTCACGAGATGCCAAAGTCCGCCGCTGGAACTGCCGGTATCACTAATATCGGAGGACCAGGTGTGCCTAGCGCTACGGAAAAACTTGAGCTCGCAAAGAAACTGGCGTCCAAAATTAACACGGCGAAGAATCTGGGTGCCGAAGCCAAGGGTGCGACTCAGCAAGTTGCCGAGGCTATTCTGAAGGGAGCTGGACCTACAAATTTGATCACG GCAAAGACAGTAGCAGAGCAACTGGCAGCCAAGTTGAACACAAAGCTGAATTACCAGCCGCGTGAGGAGGATCTTATCGAAGGCGAAGGCGAGCAGGGTGAGCAGACCTTCCGAAAATACGAGGAGGAGCTGGAGATCAACGACTTCCCGCAACAGGCGCGCTGGAGAGTAACAAGCAAAGAGGCTTTGGCGCAAATTTCCGAGTATTCGGAAGCAGGTCTGACAGTGCGAGGCACGTACATTGCACCTGGCAAACCACCACCGGATGGCGAGCGCAAACTTTACCTGGCCATCGAATCGACGAGCGAGTTGGCAGTCAGCAAAGCCAAGGCTGAGGTCTCCAGACTGATCAAGGAGGAACTAATAAAACTGCAGGCATCCGGCACGCATACAGCATCGCGTGGCCGTTACAAAGTCCTGTAA
- the LOC100119912 gene encoding reversion-inducing cysteine-rich protein with Kazal motifs has product MLRSSMIVILLLLLLLLRDGLAEELSCCAAASGACRSVCSRVSLLSLAADSYARENATRIFTEFCPPESVEFWDCVNSTLREIERNENWTGRSCCHLARSLTCRSACATAGRQRDLKLSCRWSDEFALSDCLEQREEVEQCCSSVSNSSCRSICKELFHKSAGRRSALKMYKSKGCFHQVPKCLKGLADDSSKPSEDPKLLADCCEKAPNRGCVESCLNLIHTLGSIEEVLEGLDNSTPSCHPVKPHSPPWSCFLSRSSPSSTGTSKSRRLPLNVAKLSCCSRAKRKTCRSLCLRAFQSDWSAWQQLENQCLSSSPALETELSRCLDDSEDSCEMGCSGLSFCSKFNDKPTTLFRSCTRAADEAARWEADHWIRGGVIAGLGVPVRAAPSCPAETLRAAACLLQLRPCEARAHETRLCRDDCMDLMTSCVDWSAVRGHNAATLCAKLSPPKPEQPCISIKPFFELDNEPPRRTDIDEDINMPCRSNPCVQGQLCVVQPEERRGYRCVPGCTLGAMSNQLIPLGSWAQLSVPKHQKQEQQLCQSICQCVISDDPGASGPRLERCSEPSNCRVAESGCSLQTLNSMIVAHDFDFYLECNSCHCYDGEITCSRRSCAEPGAASLPCNCPQHYVPVCSRLGVTYASACLAKCSGLLANEVEYNSCSARDPCAARPCGPGYTCLPRPRICLTAPNHRPCEQFECVRLSPSSCAGHAHQKPVCDSENRQHSSVCAMLRSGARLGYRGPCLRGCSLRGPVCGINGETYASECAAWAERSLVDYQGPCLAVGLVSEQSRPRCGESVQCPVLGRSSCLGATPPGACCPICAGAARLFFSRKQLDLIFYQLPDSDSEDKQPVTLEAMLAALSRQLQVAECALRGSLTPEGDIFIVNQPISRRPSDLQLAACVTEIEKLVSRIQGRSPRIVNEVPLSALTRAEIAHVRIVGNAVTAAATTNSVTSLATLLIVLSLLNQAR; this is encoded by the exons ATGCTGCGCTCGTCGATGATCGTTAtcctgttgttgctgctgctgctgcttcgtgaTGGACTGGCCGAAG AGTTATCATGCTGTGCAGCGGCCAGTGGCGCTTGTCGTAGCGTCTGCTCCAGG GTCTCATTGCTCTCCTTGGCTGCGGACTCTTACGCGAGGGAAAACGCCACGAGGATATTTACGGAATTCTGCCCGCCTGAATCG GTGGAGTTCTGGGATTGCGTCAATTCTACCCTCAGAG AGATAGAGCGCAACGAAAACTGGACCGGCCGGAGTTGCTGTCACCTGGCTCGCAGTTTGACATGTCGATCGGCGTGTGCTACCGCAGGTCGCCAGCGCGACCTGAAGCTGTCCTGTCGTTGGAGCGACGAGTTTGCCTTGTCCGACTGTCTGGAGCAGCGCGAGGAGGTCGAGCAGTGCTGTTCCAGCGTTTCGAACTCCAGCTGCAGGAGTATCTGTAAGGAGCTGTTCCACAAGTCTGCCGGGAGAAGGTCGGCGCTTAAGATGTACAAGAGCAAGGGCTGCTTCCATCAGGTGCCCAAGTGCCTCAAGGGCCTGGCTGACGATAGCAGTAAACCGTCCGAGGATCCGAAGCTCC TCGCCGACTGCTGCGAAAAGGCTCCGAACCGTGGCTGCGTCGAGAGCTGCCTCAACTTGATCCATACCCTGGGTTCGATCGAAGAAGTCCTGGAAGGCCTCGATAATTCAACGCCGAGCTGTCATCCAGTCAAGCCACACTCGCCACCGTGGAGCTGTTTCCTCAGCCGATCATCGCCGTCGTCGACGGGGACGAGCAAAAGTAGACGCTTGCCTCTGAACGTGGCGAAACTTAGCTGCTGTTCGCGAGCTAAGCGCAAAACCTGCAGATCTCTTTGCTTACGGGCCTTCCAGAGCGACTGGTCTGCCTGGCAGCAACTTGAGAACCAGTGTCTGTCTTCTAGTCCAGCCCTCGAGACTGAACTTAGCCGCTGTCTTGATGATAGCGAGGACTCTTGCGAGATGGGATGCTCTGGGCTGTCCTTCTGCTCCAAGTTCAATGACAAACCGACGACGCTATTCAG GAGCTGCACTCGAGCTGCCGACGAAGCGGCCAGGTGGGAGGCGGACCACTGGATCCGCGGCGGCGTAATCGCAGGCCTTGGAGTGCCAGTCCGCGCGGCCCCCTCCTGTCCAGCCGAGACTCTACGAGCGGCCGCCTGCCTCCTGCAGCTCCGGCCCTGCGAAGCTCGCGCTCACGAGACGCGACTCTGTCGCGATGACTGCATGGACCTCATGACGAGCTGCGTCGACTGGTCGGCCGTCCGAGGCCACAACGCGGCGACCCTCTGCGCCAAGCTCTCTCCACCCAAGCCCGAGCAGCCCTGCATCTCGATCAAGCCCTTCTTCGAGCTCGACAACGAGCCGCCTCGAAGAACCGACATCGACGAGGACATCAACATGCCCTGCCGGAGCAACCCCTGCGTCCAGGGTCAGCTCTGCGTCGTCCAGCCGGAGGAGCGCAGGGGCTACCGCTGCGTGCCCGGCTGTACCCTCGGCGCGATGTCCAACCAGCTGATCCCACTGGGTTCCTGGGCCCAGCTGTCGGTGCCGAAACACCAGAAGCAGGAGCAGCAGCTCTGCCAGTCGATCTGCCAGTGCGTCATCAGCGACGATCCCGGGGCCTCGGGGCCGCGACTCGAGCGCTGCAGCGAGCCGTCCAACTGCCGGGTGGCCGAGAGCGGATGCTCGCTGCAAACGCTCAACAGCATGATCGTGGCTCACGACTTCGACTTCTACCTCGAGTGCAACTCCTGCCACTGCTACGACGGCGAGATCACCTGCTCGAGGCGGAGCTGCGCCGAGCCCGGGGCGGCTTCGCTGCCCTGCAACTGCCCTCAGCACTACGTGCCGGTCTGCAGCCGGCTCGGAGTCACCTACGCTTCGGCCTGTCTGGCCAAGTGCTCCGGCCTCCTGGCAAACGAGGTCGAGTACAACAGCTGTTCGGCCCGCGACCCCTGTGCCGCGAGGCCATGTGGCCCCGGCTACACCTGTCTACCAAGGCCCCGGATCTGCCTTACGGCGCCAAATCACCGGCCCTGCGAGCAGTTCGAATGCGTGCGCCTGTCTCCGTCGTCCTGCGCCGGTCACGCGCACCAGAAACCGGTCTGCGACAGCGAGAACCGACAGCACTCCTCGGTCTGCGCGATGCTGCGCTCGGGCGCGAGGCTGGGCTACCGGGGTCCTTGCCTTCGTGGTTGCAGCCTCCGAGGTCCCGTCTGCGGCATCAACGGCGAGACCTACGCGAGCGAGTGCGCCGCTTGGGCCGAGCGCAGTCTCGTCGACTACCAGGGGCCCTGTCTCGCCGTGGGCCTCGTGTCCGAGCAGTCCAGGCCTCGCTGCGGTGAAAGCGTCCAGTGCCCGGTCCTGGGCCGTAGCTCATGCCTCGGTGCGACTCCTCCCGGAGCCTGTTGTCCCATTTGCGCCGGCGCCGCAAGGCTCTTCTTCTCCAGGAAGCAGTTGGACCTCATCTTCTACCAGCTGCCCGATTCCGACTCGGAGGACAAGCAGCCGGTCACCCTCGAGGCCATGCTCGCGGCCCTTAGTCGTCAGCTCCAGGTTGCCGAATGCGCCCTCCGAGGCTCTCTCACGCCCGAGGGCGACATCTTCATCGTGAACCAGCCGATCTCAAGGAGGCCATCGGATTTGCAGCTGGCCGCCTGTGTCACCGAGATCGAGAAGCTCGTCAGTCGGATTCAGGGTCGCAGTCCCCGGATCGTCAACGAGGTACCGCTTAGCGCGCTTACGAGAGCCGAGATAGCGCACGTTCGAATCGTCGGCAACGCGGTGACGGCAGCGGCGACTACGAATTCGGTAACGAGTCTCGCAACGCTGCTGATCGTACTCAGCCTCTTAAACCAAGCGCGATAA